The Halichoerus grypus chromosome 9, mHalGry1.hap1.1, whole genome shotgun sequence genome has a window encoding:
- the ENPP5 gene encoding ectonucleotide pyrophosphatase/phosphodiesterase family member 5 — MTSKLLWVSFVLAALIFSVTFSLQPDQQKVLLVSFDGFRWDYLYRVPTPHFHYVMKYGVHVKQVTNIFITKTYPNHYTLVTGLFAENHGIVANDMFDPILNKSFSLDNMTIYDSEFWEEATPIWITNQRAGHSSGAAMWPGADVKIHNSFPTHYMPYNESVSFEDRVAKIIEWFTSKEPISLGLLYWEDPDDMGHHLGPESPLMGPVISDIDNKLGYLIQMLKKAKLWNILNLIITSDHGMTQCSEERIIELDQYLDKDHYILIDQSPVAAILPKEGKLDEVYAALVHAHPNLTVYKREEIPERWHYKYNHRIQPIIAVADEGWYILQNKSDNFLLGNHGYDNALADMHPIFLAHGPAFRKNFTKEAMNSTDLYPLLCHLLNVTGMPHNGSLESVRDLLSSASPGARPRAPSPTLVRGSVEPGEDEREEPYAYFLGVSLGSILVIVFFVIFIKHLLRSQIPALPDMQAEIAQPLLQA; from the exons atgaCTTCAAAACTCCTCTGGGTGTCCTTCGTACTTGCTGCACTAATATTCTCAGTTACATTTTCTCTCCAACCAGACCAGCAAAAGGTTCTACTCGTTTCATTTGATGGATTCCGTTGGGATTACTTATATAGAGTGCCAACACCccattttcattatgttatgaAGTATGGTGTTCATGTGAAGCAAGTTACTAATATTTTTATCACAAAGACCTACCCTAACCATTATACTTTGGTAACTGGCCTCTTTGCAGAGAATCATGGGattgttgcaaatgacatgtTTGATCCTATTCTGAATAAATCTTTCTCCTTGGATAACATGACTATTTATGATTCTGAGTTTTGGGAAGAAGCGACGCCAATATGGATCACAAATCAGAGGGCGGGGCATTCTAGTGGTGCAGCCATGTGGCCTGGAGCTgatgtaaaaatacataatagCTTTCCTACTCACTACATGCCTTACAATGAATCTGTGTCATTTGAAGATAGAGTTGCCAAGATTATTGAATGGTTTACATCAAAAGAGCCCATAAGTCTTGGTCTTCTTTATTGGGAAGACCCTGATGATATGGGCCACCACTTGGGACCTGAGAGTCCGCTCATGGGGCCTGTCATTTCGGATATTGACAACAAGTTGGGATACCTCATACAAATGCTGAAAAAGGCCAAGTTGTGGAACATTCTGAACCTAATCATCACAAGTGATCACGGAATGACCCAGTGTTCTGAGGAAAGGATAATAGAACTTGATCAGTATCTGGATAAAGACCACTATATCCTGATTGACCAATCTCCAGTAGCGGCCATCTTGCCAAAAGAAG GTAAATTGGACGAAGTCTATGCAGCCCTAGTTCATGCCCATCCTAATCTTACTGTTTACAAAAGAGAAGAGATTCCGGAAAGATGGCATTACAAGTACAACCATCGAATTCAACCCATCATCGCCGTGGCTGACGAAGGGTGGTATATTCTACAGAATAAGTCAGATAACTTTCTGT TAGGCAACCACGGTTACGATAATGCACTAGCAGACATGCATCCGATATTTTTAGCCCACGGTCCTGCCTTCAGGAAGAATTTCACGAAGGAAGCCATGAACTCCACAGATCTGTACCCTCTGCTCTGCCACCTCCTCAACGTCACAGGCATGCCGCACAACGGATCGCTCGAGAGCGTCCGGGATCTGCTCAGCTCAGCAAGCCCGGGAGCACGTCCTCGCGCACCGAGTCCCACGCTCGTCCGTGGCAGCGTCGAGCCCGGAGAAGACGAGCGTGAGGAGCCCTATGCTTATTTCCTAGGGGTGTCTCTCGGCAGCATTTTGGTGAttgtattttttgtaattttcattaaacatttacttCGCAGTCAAATACCTGCCTTACCAGACATGCAGGCTGAAATCGCTCAACCGTTGTTACAAGCCTAA